In Pseudomonas sp. GCEP-101, one DNA window encodes the following:
- the fusA gene encoding elongation factor G, whose product MARNTAINRYRNIGICAHVDAGKTTTTERILFYTGLSHKMGEVHDGAATTDWMVQEQERGITITSAAITTFWEGSRGQYDKYRVNVIDTPGHVDFTIEVERSLRVLDGAVVVFCGTSGVEPQSETVWRQANKYGVPRIVYVNKMDRAGANFLRVIGQIKNRLGHTPVPVQLAIGAEDDFQGQVDLLKMKAIYWNEDDKGTSYREEEIPAELVDLANEWRNNMVEAAAEANEELMNKYLEEGELSIEEIKAGLRQRTIACEIVPAVCGSSFKNKGVPLVLDAVIDFLPAPTEIPAIQGVHPDSTDENEIHDERPADDNAPFSALAFKIATDPFVGTLTFVRVYSGVLESGQSVVNSVKGKKERVGRMVQMHANQRDEIKEVRAGDIAALIGMKDVTTGDTLCDIEKPIILERMDFPEPVISVAVEPKTKADQEKMGIALGKLAQEDPSFRVKTDEETGQTIISGMGELHLDILVDRMKREFGVEANIGKPQVSYRETISKDNIEIEGKFVRQSGGRGQFGHCWIRFSAPDVDEKGNITEGLVFTNEVVGGVVPKEYIPAIQKGIEEQMKNGVVAGYPLIGLKATVFDGSYHDVDSNEMAFKIAASMATKQLAQKGGGKVLEPIMKVEVVTPEDYMGDVMGDLNRRRGLIQGMEDSVSGKVIRAEVPLGEMFGYATDVRSMSQGRASYSMEFSKYAEAPSNVVEALAKKQA is encoded by the coding sequence ATGGCTCGTAACACAGCAATCAACCGCTACCGGAACATTGGTATCTGCGCCCACGTTGACGCGGGCAAGACCACCACTACCGAGCGGATCCTGTTCTACACCGGTCTCAGCCACAAGATGGGTGAAGTACACGACGGCGCTGCTACCACCGACTGGATGGTGCAGGAGCAAGAGCGTGGTATCACCATCACGTCCGCTGCGATCACCACCTTCTGGGAAGGTTCGCGCGGCCAGTACGACAAGTACCGCGTAAACGTCATCGACACCCCCGGCCACGTAGACTTCACCATTGAAGTTGAGCGCTCCCTGCGCGTACTGGACGGCGCTGTCGTGGTGTTCTGCGGCACCTCCGGCGTTGAGCCGCAGTCCGAAACCGTATGGCGTCAGGCCAATAAGTACGGCGTTCCGCGTATCGTCTACGTGAACAAGATGGACCGCGCCGGCGCCAACTTCCTGCGCGTTATCGGCCAGATCAAGAACCGTCTGGGTCACACCCCGGTTCCGGTCCAGCTCGCCATCGGTGCAGAAGATGACTTCCAGGGTCAAGTCGACCTGCTGAAGATGAAGGCCATCTACTGGAACGAAGACGACAAGGGCACCTCCTATCGCGAGGAAGAGATTCCCGCTGAGCTGGTTGACCTGGCCAACGAGTGGCGCAACAACATGGTCGAGGCTGCTGCCGAGGCCAACGAAGAGCTGATGAACAAGTACCTGGAAGAGGGTGAGCTGTCGATCGAAGAGATCAAGGCCGGCCTGCGTCAGCGTACTATCGCCTGCGAAATCGTACCGGCTGTTTGCGGCTCCTCGTTCAAGAACAAGGGCGTGCCCCTGGTTCTCGACGCCGTTATCGACTTCCTGCCTGCTCCGACCGAGATTCCGGCGATTCAGGGCGTCCACCCGGACAGCACTGACGAGAACGAAATCCACGACGAGCGTCCGGCTGACGACAACGCGCCGTTCTCCGCTCTGGCATTCAAGATCGCCACCGACCCGTTCGTAGGTACTCTGACCTTCGTTCGCGTCTACTCGGGCGTTCTGGAGTCCGGCCAATCGGTCGTCAACTCCGTGAAAGGCAAGAAAGAGCGCGTTGGTCGTATGGTGCAGATGCACGCCAACCAGCGTGACGAGATCAAAGAAGTACGCGCTGGTGACATCGCTGCTCTGATCGGCATGAAGGACGTCACCACCGGTGACACCCTGTGCGACATCGAGAAGCCGATCATCCTCGAGCGTATGGACTTCCCGGAGCCTGTGATCTCGGTAGCTGTTGAGCCGAAGACCAAGGCTGACCAGGAGAAGATGGGCATTGCCCTCGGCAAGCTGGCTCAGGAAGACCCGTCGTTCCGCGTCAAGACCGACGAAGAAACCGGCCAGACCATCATCTCCGGTATGGGTGAGCTGCACCTGGACATCCTCGTCGACCGCATGAAGCGTGAATTCGGCGTTGAGGCGAACATCGGCAAGCCGCAGGTTTCCTACCGCGAAACCATCTCGAAGGACAACATCGAGATCGAAGGCAAGTTCGTTCGCCAGTCCGGCGGCCGTGGCCAGTTCGGTCACTGCTGGATCCGCTTCTCCGCTCCCGACGTGGACGAGAAGGGCAACATCACTGAAGGCCTGGTCTTCACCAACGAAGTCGTGGGCGGTGTGGTTCCGAAGGAATACATCCCGGCCATCCAGAAAGGCATCGAAGAGCAGATGAAGAACGGCGTTGTTGCCGGCTATCCGCTGATCGGCCTGAAGGCGACCGTCTTCGATGGTTCCTACCACGACGTCGACTCCAACGAGATGGCGTTCAAGATCGCCGCTTCCATGGCGACCAAGCAGCTGGCCCAGAAGGGCGGCGGCAAGGTTCTGGAACCGATCATGAAGGTGGAAGTGGTGACTCCTGAGGACTACATGGGTGACGTGATGGGTGACCTGAACCGTCGTCGTGGTCTGATTCAGGGGATGGAAGACTCGGTTTCCGGTAAGGTTATCCGTGCCGAGGTTCCGCTGGGCGAGATGTTCGGTTATGCAACCGACGTGCGTTCCATGTCCCAGGGTCGCGCTAGCTACTCCATGGAATTCTCCAAGTACGCTGAAGCTCCGTCGAACGTCGTCGAAGCTCTGGCCAAAAAACAAGCTTGA
- the tuf gene encoding elongation factor Tu, protein MAKEKFERNKPHVNVGTIGHVDHGKTTLTAALTKVCSETWGGSARAFDQIDNAPEEKARGITINTSHVEYDSPVRHYAHVDCPGHADYVKNMITGAAQMDGAILVCSAADGPMPQTREHILLSRQVGVPYIVVFLNKADMVDDAELLELVEMEVRDLLNTYDFPGDDTPIVIGSALMALNGQDDNEMGVSAVRKLVETLDSYIPEPVRAIDQPFLMPIEDVFSISGRGTVVTGRVERGIVKVQEEVEIVGIKATTKTTCTGVEMFRKLLDEGRAGENVGVLLRGTKREDVERGQVLAKPGTIKPHTKFECEVYVLSKEEGGRHTPFFKGYRPQFYFRTTDVTGNCELPEGVEMVMPGDNVKMVVTLIAPIAMEDGLRFAIREGGRTVGAGVVAKIIE, encoded by the coding sequence GTGGCTAAAGAAAAATTTGAACGTAACAAACCGCACGTCAACGTCGGCACCATCGGTCACGTTGACCACGGCAAAACCACTCTGACCGCTGCTCTGACCAAGGTCTGCTCCGAGACCTGGGGCGGCTCCGCTCGCGCTTTCGATCAGATCGACAACGCGCCGGAAGAGAAGGCTCGTGGTATCACCATCAACACCTCTCACGTTGAATACGACTCCCCGGTACGCCACTACGCTCACGTAGACTGCCCGGGCCACGCCGACTACGTGAAGAACATGATCACCGGTGCTGCCCAGATGGACGGCGCGATCCTGGTTTGCTCGGCTGCTGACGGCCCCATGCCGCAGACCCGCGAGCACATCCTGCTGTCCCGCCAGGTAGGCGTTCCCTACATCGTCGTGTTCCTGAACAAGGCCGACATGGTTGACGACGCCGAGCTGCTGGAACTGGTCGAAATGGAAGTTCGCGATCTGCTGAACACCTACGACTTCCCGGGCGACGACACTCCGATCGTGATCGGTTCCGCTCTGATGGCTCTGAACGGCCAGGACGACAACGAGATGGGCGTTTCCGCCGTGCGCAAGCTGGTAGAAACCCTGGACTCCTACATCCCTGAGCCGGTTCGTGCAATCGACCAGCCGTTCCTGATGCCGATCGAAGACGTGTTCTCGATCTCCGGTCGTGGCACCGTGGTAACCGGCCGTGTTGAGCGTGGCATCGTCAAGGTCCAGGAAGAAGTGGAAATCGTCGGCATCAAGGCGACCACCAAGACCACCTGCACCGGCGTTGAAATGTTCCGCAAGCTGCTCGACGAAGGTCGTGCTGGTGAGAACGTCGGCGTCCTGCTGCGTGGCACCAAGCGTGAAGACGTAGAGCGTGGCCAGGTTCTGGCCAAGCCGGGCACCATCAAGCCGCACACCAAGTTCGAGTGCGAAGTGTACGTGCTGTCCAAGGAAGAAGGTGGTCGTCACACCCCGTTCTTCAAAGGCTACCGTCCGCAGTTCTACTTCCGTACCACCGACGTAACCGGCAACTGCGAACTGCCGGAAGGCGTTGAGATGGTCATGCCGGGCGACAACGTGAAAATGGTTGTCACCCTGATCGCTCCGATCGCCATGGAAGATGGCCTGCGCTTCGCGATCCGCGAAGGCGGCCGTACCGTTGGCGCCGGCGTGGTTGCCAAGATCATCGAGTAA
- the rpsJ gene encoding 30S ribosomal protein S10, with translation MQNQQIRIRLKAFDHRLIDQSTQEIVETAKRTGAQVRGPIPLPTRKERYTVLISPHVNKDARDQYEIRTHKRVLDIVQPTDKTVDALMKLDLAAGVEVQISLG, from the coding sequence ATGCAAAATCAACAAATCCGTATTCGGTTGAAGGCTTTTGACCATCGCCTGATCGACCAATCTACCCAGGAAATCGTGGAAACCGCGAAACGTACTGGCGCTCAGGTGCGTGGTCCGATTCCTCTGCCGACCCGCAAGGAACGTTACACCGTGCTGATTTCCCCGCACGTCAACAAGGACGCTCGTGACCAGTACGAAATTCGTACCCACAAGCGTGTTCTCGACATCGTTCAGCCGACCGACAAAACCGTCGACGCGCTGATGAAGCTCGACCTTGCTGCTGGCGTCGAAGTACAGATCAGCCTCGGCTAA
- the rplC gene encoding 50S ribosomal protein L3, which translates to MTIGVVGRKCGMTRIFTEDGVSIPVTVIEVEPNRVTQFKNEETDGYRAVQVTAGERRASRVTKAQAGHFAKANVAAGRGVWEFRLGEEEFKAGDSISVDLFQAGQLVDVTGESKGKGFAGTIKRWNFRGQDNTHGNSVSHRVPGSIGQCQTPGRVFKGKKMSGHLGAERVTVQSLEVVRVDAERNLLLVKGAVPGATGGDVLVRPAAKARG; encoded by the coding sequence ATGACAATTGGTGTTGTCGGTCGTAAGTGCGGCATGACCCGCATTTTCACCGAAGATGGTGTCTCTATTCCGGTTACGGTCATTGAAGTCGAGCCGAATCGCGTCACCCAATTCAAAAACGAAGAGACTGATGGCTATCGCGCTGTGCAGGTAACTGCTGGCGAGCGTCGTGCTTCTCGCGTGACCAAGGCTCAGGCCGGTCACTTTGCCAAGGCGAATGTCGCCGCCGGTCGCGGCGTGTGGGAATTCCGTCTGGGCGAAGAGGAGTTCAAGGCAGGCGATTCCATCTCTGTCGATCTGTTCCAGGCAGGCCAGCTGGTAGACGTTACCGGTGAGTCCAAGGGTAAAGGCTTCGCCGGTACCATCAAGCGCTGGAACTTCCGTGGTCAAGATAACACCCACGGTAACTCCGTTTCCCACCGCGTCCCGGGTTCTATCGGCCAGTGCCAGACTCCTGGTCGAGTGTTCAAGGGCAAGAAAATGTCCGGCCACCTGGGTGCTGAGCGTGTAACCGTTCAATCCCTGGAAGTCGTACGTGTCGATGCAGAGCGCAATCTGCTGCTGGTCAAAGGTGCCGTTCCCGGCGCTACCGGTGGTGATGTGCTGGTGCGTCCGGCAGCCAAGGCTCGCGGTTAA
- the rplD gene encoding 50S ribosomal protein L4 produces MQLNVNGAQAIEVSERTFGSEFNETLVHQAVVAYMAGGRQGTKAQKTRSEVSGGGKKPWRQKGTGRARAGTIRSPIWRGGGATFAAKPQDHSQKLNKKMYRAALRSILSELVRLDRLVVVADFAVDAPKTKGLVSKLEGLGLKDVLIVTEGVDENLYLAARNLAHVDVRDVQASDPVSLIAYDKVLVTVSAVKKFEELLA; encoded by the coding sequence ATGCAACTGAATGTAAATGGCGCTCAGGCGATCGAAGTTTCCGAGCGTACCTTTGGTAGCGAATTCAACGAGACCCTGGTTCACCAGGCAGTCGTCGCCTACATGGCTGGCGGCCGTCAGGGCACCAAGGCTCAGAAGACTCGTTCCGAAGTCTCCGGTGGCGGCAAGAAGCCGTGGCGTCAGAAGGGCACCGGTCGTGCTCGTGCTGGCACCATTCGTAGCCCCATCTGGCGTGGCGGCGGCGCGACCTTCGCAGCCAAGCCCCAGGATCACTCCCAGAAGCTCAACAAGAAGATGTACCGCGCTGCTCTGCGCTCCATCCTCTCTGAGCTGGTTCGTCTGGATCGTCTGGTTGTCGTTGCCGACTTCGCTGTCGACGCACCGAAGACCAAGGGTCTGGTCAGCAAGCTGGAAGGCCTGGGCCTGAAAGATGTACTGATCGTCACCGAAGGCGTCGATGAGAACCTGTACCTGGCAGCTCGCAACCTGGCCCACGTCGATGTACGTGACGTCCAGGCTTCCGATCCGGTCAGCCTCATCGCCTACGACAAGGTGCTGGTCACCGTGTCTGCCGTGAAGAAGTTCGAGGAGCTGCTGGCATGA
- the rplW gene encoding 50S ribosomal protein L23 has product MNQERVFKVLLGPHISEKATGLADGNSQFVFKVATDATKLEIKKAVESLFGVKVRRVTTLNVQGKTKRTVRGLGKRNDWKKAYIALQPGQDLDFAAGAE; this is encoded by the coding sequence ATGAACCAGGAACGCGTATTCAAAGTGCTGCTGGGCCCGCATATCTCCGAGAAGGCCACTGGCCTGGCGGACGGCAACAGCCAATTCGTTTTCAAGGTTGCCACTGATGCAACCAAGCTGGAAATCAAGAAGGCCGTAGAAAGCCTGTTCGGCGTGAAAGTACGTCGCGTCACCACCCTGAACGTTCAGGGCAAGACCAAGCGTACCGTTCGCGGCCTGGGCAAGCGTAACGACTGGAAAAAAGCGTACATCGCTCTCCAGCCGGGCCAGGATCTCGATTTCGCAGCTGGCGCTGAGTAA
- the rplB gene encoding 50S ribosomal protein L2, with protein MAIVKCKPTSAGRRFVVKVVNQDLHKGAPFAPLLEKKSKSGGRNNNGRITTRHIGGGHKQHYRLVDFRRNKDGIPAIVERVEYDPNRTAHIALLKYADGERRYIIAPKGVVAGDQLISGIGAPIKAGNNMPLRNIPVGSTIHGIELKPGKGAQIARSAGASAQLVAREGAYVTVRLRSGEMRKVLADCRATLGEVSNSEHSLRSLGKAGAKRWRGVRPTVRGVAMNPVDHPHGGGEGRTSAGRHPVSPWGLQTKGKKTRANKRTDNMIVRRRK; from the coding sequence ATGGCAATCGTTAAATGCAAACCGACTTCCGCTGGTCGTCGTTTCGTCGTCAAGGTAGTGAACCAGGACCTGCACAAAGGTGCTCCGTTCGCTCCCCTGCTCGAGAAGAAGTCCAAGTCGGGCGGCCGTAACAACAACGGTCGTATCACCACCCGTCATATCGGTGGTGGCCACAAGCAGCACTATCGTCTGGTCGACTTCCGTCGCAACAAGGATGGCATCCCTGCCATCGTTGAACGCGTCGAATACGATCCGAACCGTACTGCTCACATCGCTCTGCTGAAATACGCGGACGGCGAGCGTCGTTACATCATCGCCCCCAAAGGCGTGGTGGCTGGTGATCAGCTGATCTCCGGCATCGGCGCTCCGATCAAGGCCGGCAACAACATGCCGCTGCGCAACATCCCGGTTGGTAGCACCATCCACGGTATCGAACTGAAGCCTGGCAAAGGCGCTCAGATCGCTCGCTCCGCTGGCGCTTCGGCTCAGCTGGTTGCCCGTGAAGGTGCCTACGTCACCGTACGTCTGCGTTCCGGCGAAATGCGCAAAGTCCTGGCTGACTGCCGTGCGACCCTGGGCGAAGTCTCGAACTCCGAGCACAGCCTGCGTTCGCTGGGTAAAGCCGGTGCCAAGCGCTGGCGTGGCGTTCGCCCGACCGTTCGTGGTGTTGCCATGAACCCGGTCGACCACCCGCATGGTGGTGGTGAAGGTCGTACCTCTGCTGGTCGTCATCCGGTATCGCCGTGGGGTCTTCAGACCAAGGGTAAGAAGACTCGCGCGAACAAGCGTACCGACAACATGATCGTCCGTCGCCGCAAGTAA
- the rpsS gene encoding 30S ribosomal protein S19, with translation MPRSLKKGPFIDLHLLKKIEVAVEKNDRKPIKTWSRRSMILPHMVGLTIAVHNGRQHVPVLVNEDMVGHKLGEFAATRTYRGHAADKKAKR, from the coding sequence GTGCCACGTTCTCTGAAAAAAGGTCCTTTTATCGATCTTCACCTGCTGAAGAAGATCGAAGTGGCGGTGGAAAAGAACGACCGCAAGCCGATCAAGACCTGGTCGCGCCGTTCGATGATCCTGCCGCACATGGTTGGTCTGACCATCGCTGTCCACAACGGCCGTCAACACGTGCCCGTTCTGGTCAACGAAGACATGGTCGGTCACAAACTCGGCGAGTTCGCTGCTACCCGCACTTATCGTGGGCACGCTGCGGACAAGAAAGCCAAGCGTTAA
- the rplV gene encoding 50S ribosomal protein L22 produces the protein MEVAAKLSGARISAQKARLVADQIRGKKVGDALNLLAFSNKKAAEIMKKVLESAVANAEHNEGADVDDLKVSTVFVNEGRSLKRIMPRAKGRADRIVKRSCHITVKVADK, from the coding sequence ATGGAAGTAGCCGCTAAGCTCTCGGGCGCTCGTATCTCCGCCCAGAAAGCCCGCTTGGTCGCCGACCAGATCCGCGGGAAGAAGGTGGGCGACGCGCTCAACCTCCTGGCTTTCAGCAACAAGAAAGCCGCCGAGATCATGAAGAAAGTGCTGGAGTCGGCTGTTGCCAACGCCGAGCACAACGAAGGCGCCGATGTGGACGACCTCAAAGTCTCCACCGTCTTCGTCAACGAAGGTCGTTCGCTCAAGCGCATCATGCCGCGTGCCAAAGGCCGTGCTGATCGCATCGTCAAGCGGTCTTGCCATATCACTGTCAAGGTTGCGGACAAGTAA
- the rpsC gene encoding 30S ribosomal protein S3: MGQKVHPNGIRLGIVKEHTSVWYADKRTYADYLFADLKVREYLQDKLKSASVSRIDIHRPAQTARITIHTARPGIVIGKKGEDVEKLRQDLTKQMGVPVHINIEEIRKPELDGMLVAQSVAQQLERRVMFRRAMKRAVQNAMRIGAKGIKIQVSGRLGGAEIARTEWYREGRVPLHTLRADIDYATYEAHTTYGVIGVKVWIFKGEVIGGRQEELKPVAPAPRKKAAK; this comes from the coding sequence ATGGGTCAGAAAGTACATCCCAATGGCATCCGCCTGGGTATCGTCAAGGAGCACACCTCCGTTTGGTACGCAGATAAGCGCACTTACGCCGATTATCTGTTCGCCGACCTGAAGGTACGTGAGTATCTCCAAGACAAACTAAAAAGCGCGTCCGTAAGCCGTATCGACATCCATCGTCCGGCTCAGACTGCACGTATCACCATCCACACCGCTCGTCCCGGCATCGTGATCGGCAAGAAAGGTGAAGATGTTGAGAAGCTGCGTCAGGACCTGACCAAGCAAATGGGTGTGCCGGTGCACATCAACATCGAAGAGATCCGCAAGCCGGAGCTCGACGGTATGCTGGTTGCGCAAAGCGTAGCTCAGCAGCTGGAGCGTCGCGTTATGTTCCGTCGCGCCATGAAGCGCGCTGTACAGAACGCCATGCGCATTGGTGCCAAAGGCATCAAGATCCAGGTAAGCGGTCGTCTGGGCGGCGCTGAAATCGCTCGTACCGAGTGGTATCGCGAAGGTCGTGTGCCCCTGCACACCCTGCGTGCCGACATCGACTATGCAACCTACGAAGCGCACACCACCTACGGTGTGATCGGTGTGAAGGTTTGGATCTTCAAAGGCGAGGTCATCGGTGGCCGCCAGGAAGAGCTGAAGCCTGTAGCGCCCGCTCCTCGTAAAAAAGCTGCTAAGTAA
- the rplP gene encoding 50S ribosomal protein L16, which yields MLQPKRTKFRKQMTGHNRGLAHRGSKVSFGEFALKATSRGRLTARQIESARRALTRHVKRGGKIWIRVFPDKPVTKKPLEVRMGKGKGGVEYWVAQIQPGKVLYEIEGVSEELAREAFALAAAKLPLATSFVKRTVM from the coding sequence ATGCTGCAACCTAAGCGTACGAAGTTCCGCAAGCAAATGACCGGTCACAACCGTGGCCTGGCTCATCGCGGTTCCAAAGTCAGCTTCGGCGAGTTCGCCCTCAAGGCAACCAGCCGTGGCCGTCTCACCGCGCGTCAGATCGAGTCCGCACGTCGTGCGCTGACCCGTCACGTAAAACGTGGCGGCAAGATCTGGATTCGCGTATTCCCCGACAAGCCTGTTACCAAGAAGCCCCTGGAAGTACGTATGGGTAAAGGTAAGGGCGGCGTCGAGTACTGGGTAGCCCAGATTCAACCGGGCAAGGTCCTGTACGAGATCGAGGGTGTATCCGAAGAGCTGGCGCGTGAGGCATTCGCCCTGGCTGCTGCAAAGCTGCCGCTCGCCACCTCCTTTGTTAAGCGGACGGTGATGTGA
- the rpmC gene encoding 50S ribosomal protein L29 produces MKANELREKSVEQLNEQLLGLLRDQFNLRMQKATGQLGQSHLLSQVKRDIARVKTVLNQQAGK; encoded by the coding sequence ATGAAAGCGAATGAACTTCGTGAAAAATCCGTTGAGCAGCTGAACGAGCAACTGCTCGGCCTGCTGCGCGACCAGTTCAATCTGCGCATGCAGAAAGCAACTGGCCAGTTGGGGCAGTCTCACCTGCTCTCGCAAGTGAAGCGCGACATCGCTCGCGTTAAAACTGTGCTCAACCAGCAAGCAGGTAAGTAA
- the rpsQ gene encoding 30S ribosomal protein S17, which produces MAEAQKTVRTLTGRVVSDKMDKTVTVLIERRVKHPIYGKYVKRSTKLHAHDETNQCRIGDLVTIRETRPLAKTKAWTLVDIVERAVEV; this is translated from the coding sequence ATGGCTGAAGCTCAGAAAACCGTCCGTACGCTGACCGGCCGTGTCGTCAGCGACAAGATGGACAAGACCGTTACCGTTCTGATCGAGCGCCGCGTCAAGCACCCGATCTACGGCAAATACGTGAAGCGTTCGACCAAACTGCACGCACACGACGAAACCAATCAGTGCCGCATTGGTGACCTGGTCACCATTCGCGAGACCCGTCCGCTGGCCAAGACCAAGGCCTGGACCCTGGTTGATATCGTCGAGCGCGCGGTTGAAGTCTAA
- the rplN gene encoding 50S ribosomal protein L14 → MIQTQSMLEVADNSGARRVMCIKVLGGSHRRYAGIGDIIKVTVKEAIPRGKVKKGQVMTAVVVRTKHGVRRTDGSIIRFDGNAAVLLNNKQEPIGTRIFGPVTRELRTEKFMKIVSLAPEVL, encoded by the coding sequence ATGATTCAGACTCAATCCATGCTCGAAGTCGCTGATAACAGCGGCGCGCGTCGCGTAATGTGCATCAAGGTACTCGGCGGTTCCCACCGTCGTTACGCCGGCATTGGCGACATCATCAAGGTCACCGTCAAGGAAGCAATTCCGCGTGGCAAGGTGAAGAAGGGCCAGGTAATGACTGCCGTGGTCGTTCGCACCAAGCACGGCGTACGTCGTACCGACGGTTCCATCATTCGCTTCGACGGCAACGCCGCCGTCCTGCTGAACAACAAGCAGGAGCCGATCGGCACCCGTATCTTCGGGCCGGTGACTCGTGAACTTCGTACCGAGAAGTTCATGAAGATCGTCTCCCTTGCCCCTGAAGTGCTGTAA
- the rplX gene encoding 50S ribosomal protein L24, protein MQKIRRDDEVIVIAGKDKGKRGKVIKVLADDRLVVGGVNLVKRHTKPNPMLNQQGGIVEKEAPLHVSNVAIFNAETNKADRVGFKVEDGKKIRVFKSTQKPVQA, encoded by the coding sequence ATGCAAAAAATTCGTCGTGACGACGAAGTCATCGTCATTGCCGGCAAGGACAAGGGCAAGCGTGGCAAAGTGATCAAGGTTCTGGCTGACGACCGTCTGGTCGTTGGCGGTGTGAACCTGGTCAAGCGCCACACCAAGCCCAACCCCATGCTCAACCAGCAAGGCGGGATCGTCGAGAAGGAGGCGCCTCTGCACGTCTCCAACGTCGCCATCTTCAACGCTGAAACCAACAAGGCTGACCGCGTTGGTTTCAAAGTCGAAGACGGTAAGAAGATTCGTGTCTTCAAGTCGACCCAGAAACCGGTTCAGGCTTGA
- the rplE gene encoding 50S ribosomal protein L5: protein MARLKEIYRKEIAPKLKQELQLANVMEVPRVTKITLNMGLGEAVGDKKVIESAVADLEKIAGQKPVVTYARKSIAGFKIREGWPIGVKVTLRGDRMYEFLDRLLSISLPRVRDFRGLNAKSFDGRGNYSMGVKEQIIFPEIDYDKIDALRGMDITLTTTARSDDEGRALLRAFKFPFRN from the coding sequence ATGGCACGATTGAAAGAAATTTATCGGAAGGAAATCGCTCCCAAGCTGAAGCAAGAGCTTCAGCTGGCGAACGTGATGGAAGTTCCGCGCGTTACCAAAATCACCCTGAACATGGGTCTTGGCGAAGCTGTCGGCGACAAGAAAGTCATCGAGAGCGCCGTAGCTGATCTGGAAAAGATCGCGGGTCAGAAGCCGGTCGTGACTTACGCTCGTAAGTCCATCGCAGGCTTCAAGATTCGTGAAGGCTGGCCGATCGGCGTCAAAGTCACCCTGCGTGGCGATCGCATGTACGAGTTCCTGGACCGTCTGCTGTCGATCTCCCTGCCGCGCGTTCGTGACTTCCGCGGTCTGAACGCCAAGTCCTTCGACGGCCGTGGCAACTACAGCATGGGCGTCAAAGAGCAGATCATCTTCCCGGAAATCGATTACGACAAGATCGATGCCCTCCGCGGTATGGATATCACTCTGACCACCACCGCGCGTTCGGATGATGAAGGTCGTGCCCTGCTGCGCGCCTTCAAATTCCCGTTCCGCAACTGA
- the rpsN gene encoding 30S ribosomal protein S14 gives MAKESMKNRELKRQQTVAKYAKKRAELKAIIANPNTSAEDRWNAQVALQKQPRDASASRLRNRCRLTGRPHGFYRKFGLSRNKLREAAMRGDVPGLVKASW, from the coding sequence ATGGCTAAAGAGAGCATGAAGAACCGTGAGCTGAAGCGTCAGCAAACGGTAGCCAAGTACGCCAAGAAGCGTGCCGAGCTGAAAGCGATCATCGCTAATCCGAACACTTCCGCGGAAGATCGTTGGAACGCCCAGGTCGCCCTGCAGAAGCAACCGCGTGACGCGAGCGCCAGCCGCCTGCGTAACCGTTGCCGTCTGACCGGTCGTCCGCACGGCTTCTACCGCAAGTTCGGCCTGAGCCGTAACAAGCTGCGCGAAGCTGCAATGCGCGGCGACGTACCGGGTCTGGTGAAAGCCAGCTGGTAA
- the rpsH gene encoding 30S ribosomal protein S8 yields MSMQDPLADMLTRIRNAQMAEKTVVSMPSSKLKAAVAKVLKDEGYIADFQVTAEAKPLLSIELKYFEGKPVIEEVKRISRPGLRQYKSVDQLPKVRGGLGVSIVSTNKGVMTDRAARAAGVGGEVLCTVF; encoded by the coding sequence ATGAGTATGCAGGACCCGTTAGCAGACATGCTAACTCGCATCCGTAATGCCCAGATGGCTGAGAAGACCGTCGTGAGCATGCCGTCTTCCAAGCTGAAAGCGGCAGTCGCCAAAGTCCTCAAGGACGAAGGCTATATTGCGGATTTCCAAGTGACCGCCGAGGCCAAGCCTCTGCTGTCCATCGAGCTGAAGTACTTCGAAGGCAAGCCTGTCATCGAGGAAGTGAAGCGAATCAGCCGTCCTGGCCTGCGCCAGTACAAATCCGTAGACCAGCTGCCGAAAGTTCGCGGTGGCCTGGGTGTGTCGATCGTTTCCACCAACAAAGGTGTGATGACTGATCGTGCTGCCCGTGCCGCTGGCGTTGGTGGCGAAGTGCTCTGCACTGTGTTCTAA